A region of the Roseiflexus sp. RS-1 genome:
GTCGCCGCTTTTCCTGCCAACCGCTATGTGTGCGCCTGTCGCCCGTATGCGACTGCCGACCTGCCGCCGGGGCGTCTGCTGCACGCTCATGGGTTCCAGTTGGTGCATTTCGCACCCCTTGAGCGCGCCCATGTCGATGAGATGGTCGCCCGCCTGTTGACCGCACTCAGCCGACGCCGGGTTGTGCGCGATCAGGCCGTGCAGGTCGGCGCGCCAACGGCGCCGCAGCGGGGCGGGTCGATTGCCGAACAGATCGCCGATCTTCAGGGGCGACTGCTGATCGACGACGGGTTGCGCGCGTTGACCTTCGAGCCGCTCGCGCTGGCGATTGCGGTTGTTGCCGACGCGGACGGACAGACGCTCCCGGCAGCGCGCGCCGTGGTCTACCAGCGCGCGCTGGCTGCGCTGTGGGGCGAAGCAGCGCCGCCCGTCGCCGCGCTTGCTCCACTGGCGCTGGCGCTGCAACGTGCGACCGACGATGATGCGCATCCGGCGACGCTGACCCGCCCGATCGTCGAGCGACTGGTGCGCGATGGCGCGCCGGACGCCGATGATGCGCAGGTAGCGGCGATTATCGAGCGTGCGCTTGATGTCGGGTTGCTCGTCGATCCCGAACGCGATACGCCTCCGCAGGCATACACGATGCCGCAGCGCGCGCTGCGCATGTTTCTGGCGGCGCATGCCCTGGCGCGCGCCGCCGACTTTGAGGCGACGATTGCGCCCTATGTTGATACCCCGACCTGGCACGAAACGCTGACACTCGCGCTGTGGCTGCGCACCAGCGATCCCTCGTTGCAGCCTTCCCGCCACACTGAGAAGGAGGAAGACGCCGGCGCTGCGACGCTGTGGCATCTGATCGGACGACCAGACCGCAACCGGGACGCAGGAGATGCAGGCGCTGCAAAGAAGAAACCGTCACGGCAATCGGCAAAACCTGCGCGCCATGCCCTCCGACCCGGCGCCGGCGCTTCAACCGCGCGTCCTGAACAGGCGGCGCTCCTGGCAGCCTCCTGCCTGGAAGCAATCGACCCGCAGCGTTACCCGGACGTGCTGCGTGAGGTTCAGCAGCGCCTGTTGACGATGATCGCCGATCTGACCGTTGCGGTTGAGGATCGGGTGCGTGCTGGACTGATGCTCGGTCGCCTGGGCGACCCGCGATTTGCCGATCCACTGCCGCCGCTGGCGCAGATTGACGCTGGCGTTTTCGTGTTTGGCGCCAATGATGCACCCTACGACGAAGAACGACCGGCGCAGCGGATCGATCTGCCCTCGTATCAGATCGGCGTCTACCCGGTCACCAATGCGGAGTACGCGCGTTTCCTGGCGGCGCGCCCTGGACATCCCAAACCGCACTACTGGTACGATCCGCGCTTCAACAATCCTGCTCAGCCTGTGGTTGGGGTGACGTGGCATGACGCCGTGGCGTATGCCGCATGGCTGACCCGCACCCTGGCAGCCGAGGGGCGTCTCCCGGCAGGCATGGTCGTTCGCCTGCCGCTCGAAACCGAGTGGGAGAAGGCGGCGACCTGGGGACCCCGCGCGCGTGCGAAACGTCGCTTTCCCTGGGGCGACCACTGGATCGCCGGAATTGCGAATGTCGCCGAGACCCGCGCCGGACCGGATGGACGATCGCGCTGGGCGACGACGCCGGTGGGATGCTTCCCCGGCAGTGTCAGTCCCTACGGCGTTCACGATTTGATCGGGAATGTCTGGGAATGGACAGCGAGCAGCATCGACGCTCCGCCACGACGAAGCGACATGGCGGGCGGAGCGCGAACCACGCTCTCGGAACGACTCCACGGCGACCCGTCCAGCGCAACCGGATCGGAAAAGCGACGGCACTACATTCTGCGCGGATCGTCGTTCAACTCCACCACCGCCCACGCACGCGCCACGTATCGCGGCAGCCACCTTCCACCGGACTACTGGCGCTACAACATCGGCTTCCGCATCGTCATCGCCCGACCGATCGCCGACTAGCGCCGCCAGATGTCCCGCCTCCGCGCAGACATCCGCCCACTTCCGCTATAACGTACAACTGTGCGGCAGAGCGCTTCGCTCATCGCCAGAGATCATACCGGAGGAAGAGCTATCGTGAACATCGCTTTCATCGATTCGTGGGTTCAATCAAGTGCAGAAGGGAGCGGCACCGCCGTTGCAATCGGCGGACTGCAACGCACACTCCAGCAGCGCGGCGTCCAGGTCACGCGCCTGACGCCCATCCAGCCCTGGCCCCGCAACCTGACAGTGCGCCGACTGTTGTTCAACCTGTATGTGCCAGCGCTCCTCAATCGCCTGCGGTACGATCTTGTCGTTGGCTTCGACATCGATGGTTTTCTCTGGTCGAAGCGCGCACGACGCACCCCGTATCTGGTGAGCATCAAGGGGGTTCTGGCGGAAGAAGCGCGCCAGGAACGGGGCTTCGTGCGGCGCCTGCTCTGGTCGCTATCACGGCTCGAAAGGATCAACGCGCGCAATGCCGATGGCGTCATTACGACCTCGGCATACTGCCGGGAAGCGATCCGGCGACACTACGGCGTAGCGCATCAACGGGTGCAGCTAGTTCCTGAAGGGATCGATCTGGCGCGCTGGCAACGCATTGCGCAGGCGACGCCCCGCCGCAGCGACGGCGCAACGATCCTCTGTGTGGCGCGCCAGTACCCGCGCAAGCATATTGCAGACCTGTTACGCGCCATGCCACTGGTTCGTGCGGCTGTTCCCGCAGCGCGTGCGGTGATTGTCGGCGATGGACCGGAACACGCCCGCCTGCGCGCGCTTGCCGCTGAACTGCGCCTCGGCGCAGCGGTGAACCTGGTCGGCGCCATTCCTGATGACGACGTGGTGGCGCAGATGTACTTCCAGGCCGACGTGTTCTGCCTGCCGAGCGTGCAGGAAGGGTTCGGCATCGTCTTTCTCGAAGCCATGGCCAGCGGTTTGCCGATCGTTGCAACCACTGCCGCAGCAATCCCCGAAGTCGTGCCGCATCGCCGCGCCGGATTGCTCGTGCCGCCAGGCGACGTCGGCGCACTGGCGGAAGCGCTGATCGAACTGCTGCGCAACCCGGATCAGCGCGCAGCGTATGGCGCCTTCGGTCGAATGCAGGTCGAAGGGTATGACTGGAACGTGGTCGCCGACCGGTTCATCGAGCAGGTCGAGCCGTTCGTTGGTGGAACTGCGGCGCATCCAGCCGGGCAGGGCGACTCGAGAGAACTTGACAAAGTAGATAAAGTTGCCTATGATTATACCAGGAAATCTGTCAAAGTCACTCAAGGAACGCAGGTATGTCCGTAAACCAGAATCACGTGACCCTGCCTGGATTCGACCGCACTGCGCTACGGGTCAATCAGGCAGCGATGATCGTCCTCTTGCTTGCAGCATTCGTCGCCAATATGCCATGGCTGGCAGCAACAACAGCAATCATCATGGCGCTTGGTGCGATCTCACCTTCACTGGCGCTGTTCCAGCGTCTCTACCGGGATGTGTTGCGCCCTGCCGGATTGCTGCGACCCGATATTCATCAGGAAGATGCGGCGCCGCACCGTTTTGCACAGGGGATGGGGGCGACGGTGCTCATTCTGGCAAGTCTTGCGTTGTTTCTCGGTGCACCGACGGTTGGATGGGCGCTGGCGCTGCTGGTCGTTGCGCTTGCGGCGATCAACCTGGTGTTCGGCTTCTGCGTCGGATGCTTCATTTTCTTCCAGATTCAGCGCCTGGCGCACAGCCGGTAGCCGGACTGTTTCACCTTGTGTCGAATGCGCTTCTGAAAG
Encoded here:
- a CDS encoding glycosyltransferase family 4 protein yields the protein MNIAFIDSWVQSSAEGSGTAVAIGGLQRTLQQRGVQVTRLTPIQPWPRNLTVRRLLFNLYVPALLNRLRYDLVVGFDIDGFLWSKRARRTPYLVSIKGVLAEEARQERGFVRRLLWSLSRLERINARNADGVITTSAYCREAIRRHYGVAHQRVQLVPEGIDLARWQRIAQATPRRSDGATILCVARQYPRKHIADLLRAMPLVRAAVPAARAVIVGDGPEHARLRALAAELRLGAAVNLVGAIPDDDVVAQMYFQADVFCLPSVQEGFGIVFLEAMASGLPIVATTAAAIPEVVPHRRAGLLVPPGDVGALAEALIELLRNPDQRAAYGAFGRMQVEGYDWNVVADRFIEQVEPFVGGTAAHPAGQGDSRELDKVDKVAYDYTRKSVKVTQGTQVCP
- a CDS encoding DUF4395 domain-containing protein encodes the protein MSVNQNHVTLPGFDRTALRVNQAAMIVLLLAAFVANMPWLAATTAIIMALGAISPSLALFQRLYRDVLRPAGLLRPDIHQEDAAPHRFAQGMGATVLILASLALFLGAPTVGWALALLVVALAAINLVFGFCVGCFIFFQIQRLAHSR
- a CDS encoding SUMF1/EgtB/PvdO family nonheme iron enzyme, with protein sequence MLRSAPIAGLAAFGIGHLPLTEIYVERAVVPVRDSAGSPQTLADLARIPRARLALEGGAGSGKSMAVRRLALACAAAVTGEPEGAATPLVDWSLPIPLPVVIEMPSQIDPGADPRSLIEAQLHVNDLATHAGMVLQALHAGEALVVIDGVTPYNAPVVTQIVAAFPANRYVCACRPYATADLPPGRLLHAHGFQLVHFAPLERAHVDEMVARLLTALSRRRVVRDQAVQVGAPTAPQRGGSIAEQIADLQGRLLIDDGLRALTFEPLALAIAVVADADGQTLPAARAVVYQRALAALWGEAAPPVAALAPLALALQRATDDDAHPATLTRPIVERLVRDGAPDADDAQVAAIIERALDVGLLVDPERDTPPQAYTMPQRALRMFLAAHALARAADFEATIAPYVDTPTWHETLTLALWLRTSDPSLQPSRHTEKEEDAGAATLWHLIGRPDRNRDAGDAGAAKKKPSRQSAKPARHALRPGAGASTARPEQAALLAASCLEAIDPQRYPDVLREVQQRLLTMIADLTVAVEDRVRAGLMLGRLGDPRFADPLPPLAQIDAGVFVFGANDAPYDEERPAQRIDLPSYQIGVYPVTNAEYARFLAARPGHPKPHYWYDPRFNNPAQPVVGVTWHDAVAYAAWLTRTLAAEGRLPAGMVVRLPLETEWEKAATWGPRARAKRRFPWGDHWIAGIANVAETRAGPDGRSRWATTPVGCFPGSVSPYGVHDLIGNVWEWTASSIDAPPRRSDMAGGARTTLSERLHGDPSSATGSEKRRHYILRGSSFNSTTAHARATYRGSHLPPDYWRYNIGFRIVIARPIAD